A region from the Aegilops tauschii subsp. strangulata cultivar AL8/78 chromosome 5, Aet v6.0, whole genome shotgun sequence genome encodes:
- the LOC109766326 gene encoding myb family transcription factor PHL7 isoform X1 translates to MESGENNMGSNDGPNSKANLAARQRLRWTDELHEQFVEAVTQLGGPDRATPKGVLRIMGTPGLTIYHVKSHLQKYRLAKYIPDSSADGNKADNKDPGDSLAGLDGSSGMQISEALKLQMEVQKRLHEQLEVQRQLQLRIEAQGKYLKKIIEEQQRFGGGGIKSETPGAGATVTVSSDQFPDSERTDPSTPAPTSESASQGGAFKRDSGSQTEAIKSPCHDEPLLTADSNCHPGSPTLSPKHERAAKRQRGSDAEFPEAELSLPQHIFESSSGPEFQQCSVPYYSGH, encoded by the exons ATGGAATCAGGTGAAAACAACATGGGCTCGAATGATGGACCAAACAGCAAAGCTAACTTGGCTGCGAGGCAACGCTTACGGTGGACAGATGAGTTGCATGAACAATTTGTGGAGGCTGTTACTCAACTTGGCGGTCCTGATA GAGCAACTCCTAAAGGAGTTTTGAGAATTATGGGTACACCAGGATTAACAATATACCATGTGAAAAGTCACCTACAG AAATACAGGCTAGCAAAGTACATTCCCGACTCTTCAGCTGATG GTAACAAGGCTGATAACAAAGATCCAGGGGATTCACTAGCAGGACTTGATGGATCCTC TGGAATGCAGATATCTGAAGCCCTGAAGCTGCAGATGGAGGTCCAAAAGCGGTTGCATGAACAGCTCGAA GTACAAAGGCAGCTGCAGCTGCGAATCGAGGCACAGGGAAAGTACCTTAAGAAAATCATAGAAGAGCAGCAGCGTTTCGGTGGCGGTGGTATAAAGTCTGAAACACCTGGTGCAGGAGCTACTGTCACAGTGTCGAGCGATCAGTTCCCCGATTCTGAGAGGACAGACCCCTCGACTCCTGCACCGACATCTGAATCTGCATCTCAAGGTGGGGCTTTCAAAAGAGACAGTGGAAGCCAGACTGAAGCAATCAAGAGCCCATGTCACGATGAACCGCTGCTAACTGCAGATTCCAACTGTCATCCCGGTTCTCCTACTCTCAGTCCGAAGCATGAGAGGGCAGCAAAGAGACAGCGAGGTAGCGACGCTGAATTCCCGGAGGCCGAGTTATCCCTTCCGCAGCATATCTTCGAGTCGAGCTCAGGGCCAGAGTTCCAGCAATGTTCGGTGCCCTACTACTCGGGTCATTAG
- the LOC109766326 gene encoding myb family transcription factor PHL7 isoform X2, whose amino-acid sequence MGSNDGPNSKANLAARQRLRWTDELHEQFVEAVTQLGGPDRATPKGVLRIMGTPGLTIYHVKSHLQKYRLAKYIPDSSADGNKADNKDPGDSLAGLDGSSGMQISEALKLQMEVQKRLHEQLEVQRQLQLRIEAQGKYLKKIIEEQQRFGGGGIKSETPGAGATVTVSSDQFPDSERTDPSTPAPTSESASQGGAFKRDSGSQTEAIKSPCHDEPLLTADSNCHPGSPTLSPKHERAAKRQRGSDAEFPEAELSLPQHIFESSSGPEFQQCSVPYYSGH is encoded by the exons ATGGGCTCGAATGATGGACCAAACAGCAAAGCTAACTTGGCTGCGAGGCAACGCTTACGGTGGACAGATGAGTTGCATGAACAATTTGTGGAGGCTGTTACTCAACTTGGCGGTCCTGATA GAGCAACTCCTAAAGGAGTTTTGAGAATTATGGGTACACCAGGATTAACAATATACCATGTGAAAAGTCACCTACAG AAATACAGGCTAGCAAAGTACATTCCCGACTCTTCAGCTGATG GTAACAAGGCTGATAACAAAGATCCAGGGGATTCACTAGCAGGACTTGATGGATCCTC TGGAATGCAGATATCTGAAGCCCTGAAGCTGCAGATGGAGGTCCAAAAGCGGTTGCATGAACAGCTCGAA GTACAAAGGCAGCTGCAGCTGCGAATCGAGGCACAGGGAAAGTACCTTAAGAAAATCATAGAAGAGCAGCAGCGTTTCGGTGGCGGTGGTATAAAGTCTGAAACACCTGGTGCAGGAGCTACTGTCACAGTGTCGAGCGATCAGTTCCCCGATTCTGAGAGGACAGACCCCTCGACTCCTGCACCGACATCTGAATCTGCATCTCAAGGTGGGGCTTTCAAAAGAGACAGTGGAAGCCAGACTGAAGCAATCAAGAGCCCATGTCACGATGAACCGCTGCTAACTGCAGATTCCAACTGTCATCCCGGTTCTCCTACTCTCAGTCCGAAGCATGAGAGGGCAGCAAAGAGACAGCGAGGTAGCGACGCTGAATTCCCGGAGGCCGAGTTATCCCTTCCGCAGCATATCTTCGAGTCGAGCTCAGGGCCAGAGTTCCAGCAATGTTCGGTGCCCTACTACTCGGGTCATTAG